One window of Streptomyces sp. FIT100 genomic DNA carries:
- a CDS encoding ComEA family DNA-binding protein, whose translation MTLASADAQAGSGSARGGFRTLAPEASAPLRSTPELSVRERGRIVLRERLPLWIQLRCGLEARTLAALAVVLVVGVGFAVQHFWTGRPEPVHAPQLVRESRPAVSVPPGPEPESSPGQPPEAPAGARIVVDVSGKVRRPGVLRLPAGSRVADALRAAGGVRAGTDITGLNRARVLMDGEQVVVGVAAPPGAGVPGQVGGAAPGQAPGPVSLNSATAEQLDTLPGVGPVLAQHIVDYRTEHGGFRSVDELRDVDGIGDRRFADLQSLVRP comes from the coding sequence ATGACGCTGGCCTCGGCCGACGCGCAGGCAGGGAGTGGGTCCGCGCGGGGCGGGTTTCGCACACTCGCACCAGAGGCTTCGGCGCCCCTGCGGTCCACGCCCGAGCTGTCGGTGCGGGAGCGCGGGAGGATCGTGCTGCGGGAGCGGCTCCCGCTGTGGATCCAGCTCAGGTGCGGGCTGGAGGCGAGGACACTGGCGGCGCTGGCGGTCGTGCTCGTGGTGGGCGTCGGCTTCGCCGTGCAGCACTTCTGGACCGGACGCCCGGAGCCCGTGCATGCGCCGCAACTGGTCCGTGAGAGCCGTCCCGCCGTGTCCGTGCCTCCCGGACCCGAGCCGGAGTCCTCGCCGGGGCAGCCACCCGAGGCCCCGGCCGGCGCCAGGATCGTCGTCGACGTCAGCGGCAAGGTACGGCGTCCGGGCGTCCTCCGCCTGCCTGCCGGTTCGCGGGTCGCCGACGCGTTGCGCGCGGCGGGCGGGGTCAGAGCGGGCACGGACATCACCGGGCTCAACCGGGCGCGTGTGCTGATGGACGGCGAGCAGGTGGTGGTGGGCGTTGCCGCGCCACCCGGAGCCGGCGTCCCCGGACAGGTCGGCGGAGCCGCGCCCGGGCAGGCCCCCGGGCCGGTCAGCCTGAACAGCGCGACCGCCGAGCAGCTCGACACACTGCCCGGAGTCGGCCCCGTGCTGGCCCAGCACATCGTCGACTACCGGACCGAGCACGGCGGTTTCCGCTCCGTGGACGAACTGCGCGACGTCGACGGGATCGGCGATCGCCGGTTTGCGGACCTCCAGTCCCTGGTACGGCCATGA
- the nadD gene encoding nicotinate-nucleotide adenylyltransferase yields the protein MGQQELSTRGGKRRLGVMGGTFDPIHHGHLVAASEVAALFHLDEVVFVPTGQPWQKSDKAVSPAEDRYLMTVIATASNPQFSVSRIDIDRGGPTYTIDTLRDLRALNSDSDLFFITGADALAQILTWRDAEELFSLAHFIGVTRPGHDLTDDGLPKGGVSLVEVPALAISSTDCRARVAQGDPVWYLVPDGVVRYIDKRQLYRGD from the coding sequence ATGGGGCAGCAGGAACTGTCCACCAGGGGCGGCAAGCGCCGGCTCGGCGTCATGGGCGGCACCTTCGACCCGATCCACCATGGACACCTGGTGGCCGCCAGCGAGGTGGCCGCCCTGTTCCACCTGGACGAGGTCGTGTTCGTCCCGACCGGGCAGCCGTGGCAGAAGAGCGACAAGGCGGTCTCCCCGGCCGAGGACCGCTATCTGATGACGGTCATCGCCACGGCGTCCAACCCGCAGTTCTCGGTCAGCCGTATCGACATCGACCGCGGCGGCCCGACCTACACGATCGACACGCTGCGGGACCTGCGGGCGCTCAACAGCGACTCGGATCTCTTCTTCATCACCGGAGCCGACGCGCTCGCACAGATCCTCACCTGGCGGGACGCCGAAGAGCTCTTCTCGCTCGCCCACTTCATCGGCGTCACCCGGCCCGGGCACGACCTGACGGACGACGGATTGCCGAAGGGCGGTGTCTCCCTCGTGGAAGTGCCCGCCCTGGCCATCTCGTCCACCGACTGCCGGGCGAGGGTGGCGCAGGGCGACCCCGTCTGGTATCTGGTGCCGGACGGTGTGGTGCGCTACATCGACAAGCGCCAGTTGTACCGCGGCGACTGA
- a CDS encoding M48 family metallopeptidase: MTDSSSENVPGRQRKRFPDISSRAYEHPADRSALVALRKLSGFDTVFKALSGLLPERSLRLLFLSDSVRVSDAQFAHLNAMLRDACYILDLEKVPPMYVTQDPNPNAMCIGLDEPIIVVTTGLVELLDEEEMRAVVGHEVGHALSGHAVYRTILLFLTNLALKVAWIPLGNVAIMAIVTALREWFRKSELSADRAGLLVGQDLQASMRGLMKIAGGNHLHEMNVDAFLEQAEEYEAGGDLRDSVLKILNMLPRSHPFTTVRAAELKRWAESRDHQRIMDGHYARRTEDKDTSVTDSFRESASHYAESVRTSKDPLMKLVGDIAGGAGDLGGRLRDKFTGASSTGGSGRGGDNGSRPSDGGGKAADGGAPDEG; the protein is encoded by the coding sequence ATGACCGACAGCAGTTCCGAGAATGTGCCGGGCCGGCAGCGCAAGCGCTTCCCGGACATCTCTTCCCGGGCGTACGAGCATCCGGCGGACCGCTCGGCGCTGGTCGCGCTGCGCAAGCTCTCCGGATTCGACACCGTCTTCAAGGCGCTGAGCGGGCTGCTGCCCGAGCGCAGCCTGCGACTGCTCTTCCTCTCGGACTCCGTGCGGGTGAGCGACGCCCAGTTCGCGCATCTCAACGCCATGCTGCGCGACGCCTGTTACATCCTGGACCTGGAGAAGGTCCCGCCGATGTACGTGACGCAGGACCCGAATCCCAATGCGATGTGCATCGGCCTCGACGAGCCGATCATCGTCGTCACCACCGGCCTCGTGGAGCTGCTGGACGAGGAGGAGATGCGGGCGGTCGTCGGCCACGAGGTGGGCCATGCCCTCTCCGGACACGCGGTGTACCGCACGATTCTCCTCTTCCTCACCAATCTCGCCCTGAAGGTCGCGTGGATCCCGCTCGGCAATGTCGCGATCATGGCGATCGTGACCGCCCTGCGCGAGTGGTTCCGCAAGTCGGAGCTCTCGGCCGACCGGGCCGGACTCCTCGTGGGCCAGGATCTGCAGGCGTCGATGCGGGGCCTGATGAAGATCGCCGGCGGCAATCATCTGCACGAGATGAACGTGGACGCGTTCCTGGAGCAGGCCGAGGAGTACGAGGCCGGGGGCGACCTGCGGGACTCGGTGCTGAAGATCCTCAACATGCTGCCGCGCTCGCACCCGTTCACCACGGTGCGCGCTGCGGAGCTGAAGAGGTGGGCCGAGAGCCGCGACCACCAGCGGATCATGGACGGCCACTACGCGCGCCGCACGGAGGACAAGGACACCTCGGTCACGGACTCCTTCCGCGAGTCGGCTTCGCACTACGCCGAATCGGTGCGGACCAGCAAGGATCCTCTGATGAAGCTGGTCGGGGACATAGCCGGGGGCGCGGGCGACCTCGGCGGCCGGCTGCGTGACAAGTTCACGGGCGCGAGCAGCACGGGGGGCTCCGGCCGCGGCGGTGACAACGGCAGCCGCCCGTCGGACGGCGGCGGCAAGGCGGCCGACGGCGGAGCCCCGGACGAGGGCTGA
- the leuS gene encoding leucine--tRNA ligase: MSETNSSPVAFGTGGAPTAEVAAPHRYTAAMAADIEARWQDSWDAEGTYEAPNPSGDLAGDAGDQAAVARPKKFIMDMFPYPSGAGLHVGHPLGYIATDVYARHQRMTGHNVLHTLGFDAFGLPAEQYAVQTGTHPRVSTEANIENMKVQLRRLGLGHDKRRSFATIDPDYYKWTQWIFLQIFNSWYDEDVKKARPIADLVAQFESGGRATPSGRPWDELSAVERADVLSGHRLAYASDAPVNWCPGLGTVLANEEVTADGRSERGNFPVFKANLRQWNMRITAYADRLLDDLDALDWPEAIKLQQRNWIGRSEGARVGFRVDGHDGERVTVFTTRPDTLFGATYMVLAPEHDLIDAILPAEWPQEARGKDVWTGGAATPAEAVAAYRKQAQTKSDVERQTEHKDKTGVFSGAYALNPVTGARVPVFVADYVLMGYGTGAIMAVPGQDERDWEFAQAFDLPIVRTVQPPEGWEGEAYTGQGPAINSANDEISLNGLGIDEAKSKMIEWLTERGIGEGTINFRLRDWLFSRQRYWGEPFPIVYDEDGIAHALPESMLPLELPEVDDYSPRTFDPDDADTQPETPLSRNEQWVDVELDLGDGPKTYRRETNTMPNWAGSCWYELRYLDPHNEGKLVDPEIERYWMGPREGQPHGGVDLYVGGAEHAVLHLLYARFWSKVLFDLGYVSSAEPFHKLFNQGMIQAYVYRDERGFPVPAAEAEERDGKFFFDGEPVKRELGKMGKSLKNAVTPDEIAAEYGADTLRLYEMAMGPLDVSRPWDTRAVVGQYRLLQRLWRNVVDEATGEVTVVDAEPDEASLRALHKAIDGVGQDMEAMRFNTAIAKITELNNHLTKAGGPVARSVAERLVLLVAPLAPHIAEELWRRLGHTDSVVHQDFPVADPAYVVDETVTCVVQIKGKVRARLEVSPSITDADLEALALGDATVVSALGGAGIRKVIVRAPKLVNIVPA, translated from the coding sequence ATGAGCGAGACGAATTCCTCCCCCGTGGCGTTCGGCACGGGTGGTGCGCCCACCGCCGAGGTGGCCGCACCGCACCGCTACACGGCGGCCATGGCCGCCGACATCGAGGCGCGCTGGCAGGACTCCTGGGACGCGGAAGGCACCTACGAGGCGCCCAATCCGAGCGGTGACCTGGCCGGTGACGCCGGTGACCAGGCCGCCGTCGCCCGCCCCAAGAAGTTCATCATGGACATGTTCCCGTATCCCTCCGGTGCGGGCCTGCACGTCGGACACCCGCTGGGCTACATCGCGACCGATGTCTACGCCCGCCACCAGCGGATGACCGGCCACAACGTCCTGCACACCCTGGGCTTCGACGCCTTCGGCCTGCCCGCCGAGCAGTACGCCGTCCAGACCGGCACGCACCCGCGGGTCTCCACCGAGGCCAACATCGAGAACATGAAGGTCCAGCTGCGCCGGCTGGGCCTGGGCCACGACAAGCGCCGGTCGTTCGCCACGATCGACCCGGACTACTACAAGTGGACCCAGTGGATCTTCCTGCAGATCTTCAACTCCTGGTACGACGAGGACGTCAAGAAGGCCCGTCCGATCGCCGACCTGGTGGCGCAGTTCGAAAGCGGGGGGCGCGCGACTCCGTCCGGGCGCCCCTGGGATGAGCTGAGCGCCGTCGAGCGCGCCGACGTCCTGAGCGGGCACCGCCTGGCGTACGCCTCCGATGCCCCCGTCAACTGGTGTCCCGGCCTGGGCACCGTGCTGGCCAACGAGGAAGTCACCGCCGACGGCCGCTCCGAGCGCGGCAACTTCCCCGTCTTCAAGGCCAATCTGCGCCAGTGGAACATGCGCATCACCGCCTACGCGGACCGGCTGCTGGACGATCTGGACGCGCTGGACTGGCCCGAGGCCATCAAGCTGCAGCAGCGCAACTGGATCGGCCGCAGCGAGGGTGCGCGCGTCGGCTTCCGCGTCGACGGTCACGACGGCGAGCGCGTCACGGTCTTCACCACCCGCCCCGACACCCTGTTCGGTGCCACCTACATGGTCCTGGCGCCCGAGCACGACCTGATCGACGCGATCCTGCCGGCCGAATGGCCGCAGGAGGCCCGGGGCAAGGACGTCTGGACGGGCGGCGCCGCCACTCCGGCCGAGGCCGTCGCCGCGTACCGCAAGCAGGCGCAGACCAAGAGCGATGTCGAGCGCCAGACCGAGCACAAGGACAAGACCGGTGTCTTCAGCGGCGCTTACGCCCTGAACCCCGTCACCGGAGCCCGCGTCCCGGTCTTCGTCGCCGACTACGTCCTGATGGGCTACGGCACCGGCGCGATCATGGCCGTCCCCGGCCAGGACGAGCGCGACTGGGAGTTCGCCCAGGCGTTCGACCTGCCCATCGTCCGCACCGTGCAGCCGCCGGAGGGCTGGGAGGGCGAGGCGTACACCGGCCAGGGACCGGCGATCAACTCGGCGAACGACGAGATCTCCCTGAACGGCCTGGGTATCGACGAGGCCAAGTCGAAGATGATCGAATGGCTGACCGAGCGCGGCATCGGCGAAGGGACCATCAACTTCCGGCTGCGCGACTGGCTGTTCAGCCGGCAGCGCTACTGGGGCGAGCCCTTCCCGATCGTCTACGACGAGGACGGCATCGCCCACGCGCTGCCCGAGTCGATGCTGCCGCTGGAGCTGCCGGAGGTCGACGACTACTCGCCGCGCACCTTCGACCCGGACGACGCCGACACCCAGCCCGAGACCCCTCTGTCGCGCAACGAGCAGTGGGTGGACGTCGAGCTGGACCTGGGCGACGGTCCGAAGACGTACCGCCGCGAGACCAACACCATGCCCAACTGGGCCGGTTCGTGCTGGTACGAGCTGCGCTACCTGGACCCGCACAACGAGGGCAAGCTGGTCGACCCCGAGATCGAGCGGTACTGGATGGGCCCGCGCGAAGGCCAGCCGCACGGCGGTGTGGACCTGTACGTGGGCGGCGCCGAGCACGCCGTACTGCACCTGCTGTACGCCCGCTTCTGGTCCAAGGTGCTGTTCGACCTGGGGTACGTCTCCTCCGCCGAGCCGTTCCACAAGCTGTTCAACCAGGGCATGATCCAGGCATACGTCTACCGGGACGAGCGCGGCTTCCCGGTGCCGGCGGCCGAGGCCGAGGAGCGGGACGGGAAGTTCTTCTTCGACGGTGAGCCGGTCAAGCGCGAGCTGGGCAAGATGGGCAAGTCCCTGAAGAACGCGGTCACCCCGGACGAGATCGCCGCCGAGTACGGTGCGGACACGCTGCGCCTGTACGAGATGGCGATGGGCCCGCTGGACGTCTCGCGGCCGTGGGACACACGCGCGGTCGTCGGCCAGTACCGCCTGCTGCAGCGCCTGTGGCGCAACGTCGTCGACGAGGCGACCGGCGAGGTCACCGTCGTGGACGCCGAGCCGGACGAGGCGAGCCTGCGCGCCCTGCACAAGGCCATCGACGGCGTCGGCCAGGACATGGAGGCGATGCGGTTCAACACCGCCATTGCCAAGATCACCGAGCTGAACAACCACCTGACCAAGGCGGGCGGCCCCGTGGCGCGGTCGGTCGCGGAGCGGCTGGTCCTGCTGGTCGCGCCGCTGGCCCCGCACATCGCCGAGGAGCTGTGGCGCCGGCTGGGGCACACGGACTCCGTCGTGCACCAGGACTTCCCGGTCGCCGACCCGGCCTACGTCGTGGACGAGACCGTGACCTGCGTCGTGCAGATCAAGGGCAAGGTCAGGGCGCGTCTGGAGGTCTCGCCGTCGATCACGGACGCAGACCTGGAGGCGCTGGCCCTGGGCGACGCGACGGTCGTCTCGGCGCTGGGCGGCGCGGGCATCCGCAAGGTGATCGTGCGGGCGCCGAAGCTGGTGAACATCGTCCCCGCGTAG
- the rsfS gene encoding ribosome silencing factor: MTATDRSLELINAAAQAAADKLAHDIIAYDVSDVLSITDAFLLASAPSDRQVKSIVDEIEEKLQKELGAKPVRREGDRDARWILLDYVDIVVHVQHSEERVFYALERLWKDCPELPLPEDAVKTRGKAEEHARLAGDGSGTDGELS; encoded by the coding sequence GTGACCGCCACGGACCGTTCCCTCGAGCTGATCAACGCCGCCGCACAGGCGGCAGCGGACAAGCTCGCGCACGACATCATCGCCTACGACGTCAGCGATGTGCTGTCGATCACGGATGCCTTCCTGCTCGCCTCCGCCCCCAGTGACCGCCAGGTCAAGTCGATCGTCGACGAGATCGAGGAGAAGCTCCAGAAGGAGCTCGGCGCCAAGCCGGTGCGCCGCGAGGGCGACCGTGACGCGCGCTGGATCCTGCTCGACTACGTCGACATCGTCGTGCACGTCCAGCACAGCGAGGAGCGTGTCTTCTACGCCCTTGAGCGGCTCTGGAAGGACTGCCCGGAGCTGCCGCTGCCCGAGGACGCCGTCAAGACCCGCGGCAAGGCCGAGGAGCACGCCAGGCTCGCCGGTGACGGCAGCGGCACGGACGGTGAGCTGAGCTGA
- a CDS encoding LCP family protein: MNDQQNPYDPYYPQQPQIIGYDEYGRPVYQQPQHSQQPQGYDPYTQQPHQQQQQAQQGQPQGYGYDPYAAQPQQPQQPQGYDPYAQQGRQPHQAQPGYGYDGYDTGQQAAVDTTQQWSVPPQQPPASPPPRAPQPPQAPRGGPERPTAVPGQRRPAPDESDRDYRTEQFSFIEEQDEDSEDVIDWLTFTESRSERREEAKRRGRNRVVALFVVLVLVAVGGVGYLWYTGKLPGTGESGTERSTATGPQKRDMIVVHLHNTKQGGTSTALLVDNETTKQGTTVLLPNSLSVAGDEGTATTLGKSVDEDGSTGTRESIGSLLGTGITGTWRLDTPYLENLVELVGGIDIDTNAQIPAAKKGEPPLVKRGEKQTLNGRMAVAYATYRGPGEAEAEQLQRFGQVMYGVLRKISSDPQGATVTVETLAQILDPSLPEKDLGASLAKLSEYAKGGDYKTALLPVEQDGTLSQKASDSVVKDILGGKVSAPEQGAAVRVGVRNASGDADATEDARIVLVNGGYAFVDAGKAETASASQVLYGDAAQKAKAVEVAKTLGLPESAVEKGKAAANADVTVVLGTDYETKG, translated from the coding sequence GTGAACGACCAGCAGAACCCGTACGACCCGTACTACCCGCAGCAGCCGCAGATCATCGGCTACGACGAGTACGGACGGCCGGTCTACCAGCAGCCCCAGCACTCCCAGCAGCCACAGGGTTACGACCCGTACACGCAACAGCCGCACCAGCAGCAACAGCAGGCACAGCAGGGCCAGCCGCAGGGCTACGGATACGACCCGTACGCCGCCCAGCCCCAGCAGCCCCAGCAGCCACAGGGTTACGACCCGTACGCACAGCAGGGCCGGCAGCCGCACCAGGCGCAGCCCGGCTACGGCTACGACGGCTACGACACCGGTCAGCAGGCCGCCGTCGACACCACGCAGCAGTGGAGCGTCCCGCCGCAGCAGCCACCGGCGTCCCCGCCGCCGCGAGCCCCTCAGCCCCCGCAGGCCCCCCGTGGCGGGCCGGAGCGTCCCACCGCCGTACCCGGGCAGCGCCGCCCCGCCCCGGACGAGAGCGACCGCGACTACCGCACCGAGCAGTTCTCGTTCATCGAGGAGCAGGACGAGGACTCCGAGGACGTCATCGACTGGCTCACGTTCACCGAGAGCCGTTCCGAGCGCCGCGAGGAGGCCAAGCGGCGGGGGCGCAACCGCGTCGTCGCACTCTTCGTCGTCCTGGTCCTCGTGGCCGTGGGCGGCGTCGGCTATCTCTGGTACACCGGCAAACTGCCCGGCACCGGCGAATCCGGCACCGAGCGGAGCACCGCCACGGGACCGCAGAAGCGCGACATGATCGTGGTGCATCTGCACAACACCAAGCAGGGCGGCACCTCCACGGCGCTCCTCGTCGACAACGAGACCACCAAGCAGGGCACGACCGTCCTCCTCCCGAACTCGCTCTCCGTCGCCGGCGACGAGGGCACCGCCACCACCCTCGGCAAGTCCGTCGACGAGGACGGCTCCACCGGCACCCGCGAGTCGATCGGCAGCCTCCTCGGCACCGGGATCACCGGCACCTGGCGTTTGGACACCCCCTACCTGGAGAATCTCGTCGAGCTCGTCGGTGGCATCGACATCGACACCAACGCCCAGATCCCCGCGGCCAAGAAGGGTGAGCCGCCGCTGGTGAAGAGGGGCGAGAAGCAGACGCTCAACGGCCGGATGGCCGTCGCCTACGCCACCTACCGCGGCCCCGGTGAGGCCGAGGCCGAGCAGCTGCAGCGGTTCGGACAGGTGATGTACGGAGTCCTGCGGAAGATCTCGAGCGATCCGCAGGGGGCCACGGTGACCGTCGAGACCCTGGCGCAGATCCTCGATCCCTCCCTGCCCGAGAAGGACCTGGGGGCGTCGCTCGCCAAGCTGTCCGAGTACGCCAAGGGCGGCGACTACAAAACCGCCCTGCTGCCCGTGGAGCAGGACGGCACACTCAGCCAGAAGGCGAGCGACAGCGTCGTCAAGGACATCCTGGGCGGCAAGGTCAGCGCCCCGGAACAGGGCGCGGCGGTACGGGTCGGCGTGCGGAACGCCTCCGGCGACGCGGACGCCACCGAGGACGCCAGGATCGTCCTGGTCAACGGCGGCTATGCGTTCGTCGACGCGGGCAAGGCGGAGACCGCGTCGGCCTCGCAGGTGCTCTACGGAGACGCGGCCCAGAAGGCGAAGGCCGTGGAGGTCGCCAAGACCCTGGGCCTGCCGGAGAGCGCTGTGGAGAAGGGGAAGGCGGCGGCGAACGCCGATGTCACCGTCGTCCTCGGCACGGACTACGAGACCAAGGGCTGA
- a CDS encoding NADH-quinone oxidoreductase subunit NuoF family protein → MNAPLPDVPEVRVVGLPQLTQGFDLVERLDLAMHLKVHGPLEPMTGERLAQLAENISLRGRGGAGFPFAQKLRAVAKSAIRRGVRPVVVINGSEGEPACRKDTVLLNRAPHLILDGALLAAEALGARTLIVAVTRNSTEISVRAALAERGLSDRRGQPLRARVQRNPERMVSGEASAVIRAIGGGPALPPGRRERASDTGVAGAPTLLSNAETFAQLAVAARIGARRYGHTGLENEPGTVMLTVSGAVARPMVIEVPTGVPMRYVLQLAGAPPVPQGVLTGGYHGNWIDAAATHDAVISRESLANVGGSLGAGAILPIGPDTCPLGEAQRVANWLAAETAGQCGPCKLGLPAAAGGLSDVINGGGPAALEALREVTQAVKGRGACKHPDGSARFFASTLSAFTDDLAAHVLHGGCGRETVGVLPLPVPGYQEAEESIPSGEKLAVDWTLCQGHGICAEIVPELIRMGADGYPSVAEAAVPMHLRGRAQRAVRRCPALALRIEQAPSERPALPSSDRKALGSGRG, encoded by the coding sequence GTGAACGCCCCTCTCCCCGACGTCCCCGAAGTCCGTGTCGTCGGCCTCCCCCAGCTGACCCAGGGTTTCGACCTGGTCGAGCGCCTCGACCTTGCCATGCACCTGAAGGTGCACGGACCGCTCGAACCCATGACCGGGGAGCGGCTGGCCCAGCTGGCCGAGAACATATCCCTGCGCGGACGCGGAGGCGCGGGCTTCCCGTTCGCCCAGAAGCTGCGGGCCGTGGCCAAGTCGGCGATCCGGCGCGGGGTGCGGCCCGTCGTCGTGATCAACGGCAGTGAGGGCGAGCCGGCGTGCCGCAAGGACACCGTGCTGCTCAACCGCGCCCCGCATCTCATCCTCGACGGCGCCCTGCTGGCCGCCGAGGCGCTGGGAGCGCGCACTCTGATCGTCGCGGTGACCCGCAACTCCACGGAGATCTCCGTCCGCGCGGCCCTCGCCGAGCGGGGGCTTTCGGACCGGCGCGGCCAGCCACTGCGCGCGCGGGTGCAGCGCAACCCCGAGCGCATGGTCTCCGGAGAGGCGTCGGCGGTCATCCGTGCCATCGGCGGCGGGCCCGCGCTCCCGCCCGGCCGCCGCGAGCGCGCGTCGGACACGGGCGTCGCCGGAGCCCCCACCCTGCTGTCGAACGCGGAGACGTTCGCCCAGCTTGCCGTCGCCGCCCGCATCGGTGCGCGGCGGTACGGCCACACCGGCCTCGAGAACGAGCCGGGCACGGTGATGCTGACGGTCTCCGGAGCCGTCGCGCGCCCCATGGTGATCGAGGTGCCGACCGGCGTGCCGATGCGGTACGTGCTTCAGCTGGCGGGCGCCCCGCCGGTCCCCCAGGGCGTGCTGACCGGCGGCTACCACGGCAACTGGATCGACGCCGCGGCCACGCACGACGCCGTGATCTCACGGGAGTCGCTGGCCAACGTGGGCGGCTCCCTCGGCGCGGGCGCGATCCTGCCGATCGGCCCGGACACCTGCCCTCTCGGCGAGGCGCAGCGCGTGGCCAACTGGCTCGCGGCCGAGACGGCCGGCCAGTGCGGGCCCTGCAAGCTGGGCCTGCCCGCAGCGGCGGGCGGGCTCTCCGACGTGATCAACGGCGGCGGGCCGGCCGCGCTGGAGGCGCTGCGCGAGGTGACGCAGGCGGTCAAGGGGCGGGGCGCGTGCAAGCACCCCGACGGCTCGGCGCGGTTCTTCGCCTCGACCCTGTCGGCGTTCACGGACGACCTCGCCGCGCACGTCCTCCACGGCGGCTGCGGCCGCGAGACCGTCGGTGTGCTGCCGCTGCCCGTTCCCGGCTACCAGGAGGCGGAGGAATCCATCCCGAGCGGCGAGAAGCTCGCCGTGGACTGGACGCTCTGCCAGGGTCACGGGATCTGTGCGGAGATCGTCCCCGAGCTGATCCGTATGGGTGCCGACGGGTATCCCTCGGTGGCGGAGGCCGCGGTACCGATGCATCTGCGGGGGCGCGCCCAGCGTGCCGTGCGCCGCTGCCCGGCGCTCGCGCTCCGCATCGAGCAGGCGCCCTCCGAGCGCCCGGCGTTGCCCAGCAGCGACCGCAAGGCCCTTGGCAGCGGCCGGGGTTGA
- a CDS encoding DegV family protein, with the protein MSRHVAIVTDSTAYLPPQTMERHGITAVPLTVVLGDQALEEGTEISARSLAVALQKRRSVTTSRPSPETFAAAYRATAEAGASSIVSLHLSSEFSGTYDAAALAAREAPVPVRVVDTGMVAMALGFCALAAAESADSGGTLDEAVTAAEKRAAATSAYFYVDTLDYLRRGGRIGAAQALLGSALAVKPLLQLDGGRIELLEKVRTASKAIARLEEIVAERAGTGRVDIAVHHLAAPERASTLAERLRERVPNLAELHVSEVGAVIGAHTGPGLLGAVVSPR; encoded by the coding sequence ATGTCCCGCCATGTCGCGATCGTCACCGATTCCACGGCCTACTTGCCGCCACAGACGATGGAGCGGCATGGCATCACCGCGGTGCCACTGACCGTCGTACTCGGCGACCAGGCCCTCGAGGAGGGCACCGAGATCTCGGCCCGCTCGCTCGCCGTCGCCCTCCAGAAGCGGCGCTCCGTGACGACATCCCGGCCGAGCCCGGAGACGTTCGCCGCGGCCTACCGGGCGACGGCCGAGGCGGGGGCGAGCAGCATCGTTTCCCTGCACCTGTCCTCCGAATTCTCCGGCACCTACGACGCGGCGGCGCTGGCGGCGCGTGAGGCGCCCGTTCCGGTGCGGGTCGTGGACACCGGAATGGTCGCGATGGCCCTGGGCTTCTGCGCCCTCGCAGCGGCTGAGTCGGCGGACTCGGGCGGCACCCTGGACGAGGCGGTGACCGCGGCCGAGAAGCGGGCGGCTGCGACCTCCGCCTACTTCTACGTCGACACCCTCGACTATCTGCGCCGCGGCGGCCGCATCGGCGCAGCGCAGGCCCTGCTCGGCTCGGCGCTCGCGGTGAAGCCGCTCCTCCAGCTCGACGGCGGCCGGATCGAACTGCTGGAAAAGGTCCGCACGGCATCGAAGGCGATCGCCCGGCTGGAGGAGATCGTCGCCGAACGGGCGGGCACGGGCCGGGTCGACATCGCGGTGCACCATCTCGCGGCCCCGGAAAGGGCGTCGACCCTGGCGGAGCGACTGCGCGAGCGCGTGCCCAACCTCGCCGAACTGCATGTCAGCGAAGTCGGCGCGGTGATCGGGGCGCACACGGGGCCGGGACTGCTCGGGGCCGTGGTCTCTCCCCGGTGA
- a CDS encoding histidine phosphatase family protein: MVLWRHGQTAWNLERRFQGSTDIELTETGVGQARRSARLLASLKPDAIVSSDLKRAAATAHQLATITGHDIAYDAALRETYAGVWQGLTHDEIVVQFGDQYAAWKRGEPVRRGGGELETEVADRAAPFVLGHADKLPAGGTLVVVSHGGTIRTTIGRLLGLESRHWESLGGLSNCCWSVLGEGARGWRLLEHNAGTLPEPVLGDDD, translated from the coding sequence ATCGTCCTGTGGCGGCACGGCCAGACCGCCTGGAATCTCGAGCGCCGCTTCCAGGGCTCCACGGACATCGAGCTGACCGAGACCGGCGTCGGCCAGGCCCGCAGGTCCGCGCGGCTGCTCGCCTCGCTCAAACCGGACGCGATCGTCTCCTCCGACCTCAAGCGGGCGGCGGCCACGGCCCACCAGCTCGCCACGATCACCGGTCACGACATCGCCTATGACGCCGCGCTGCGGGAGACCTACGCGGGTGTCTGGCAAGGGCTGACCCACGACGAGATCGTCGTGCAGTTCGGCGACCAGTACGCGGCGTGGAAGCGCGGCGAGCCCGTGCGCCGCGGCGGCGGGGAGCTGGAGACCGAGGTCGCCGACCGGGCCGCCCCCTTCGTGCTGGGCCATGCCGACAAGCTTCCCGCGGGCGGCACGCTCGTCGTGGTGAGCCACGGTGGCACGATCCGCACCACCATCGGCCGCCTGCTGGGCCTGGAGTCGCGCCACTGGGAGAGCCTGGGAGGGCTCTCGAACTGCTGCTGGTCCGTGCTCGGCGAGGGCGCCCGCGGCTGGCGGCTGCTGGAGCACAACGCGGGCACGCTGCCCGAGCCCGTCCTCGGCGACGACGACTGA